Proteins from one Clupea harengus chromosome 17, Ch_v2.0.2, whole genome shotgun sequence genomic window:
- the LOC116224479 gene encoding uncharacterized protein LOC116224479 → MKMQSPRILFRSLAIMVIITSVIWAKADAEKFTSCCTAVSDEEVTGPIKAFRIQRPHSHCVLAVIITTDKNEDFCCSVNSPWVDKKYREFMRNLRRTRASRASTPLARLTSSTPSTAFSTDQSPTEGSGQRRLTSSTPSTAFSTDQSPTEGSGHPQSPLFTMQSPMTFFRSLVLITIIASVTWMRADAEKFVSCCTAVSNEEVMDPIVGFRIQKADKHCVAAMILKTENNEDFCCPIRAPWVKTKIVEFMGNLRKERQAKVSTLQRLITSGQKA, encoded by the exons ATGAAAATGCAGTCTCCAAGGATATTATTCAGGAGTTTGGCTATCATGGTCATCATTACTTCAGTCATTTGGGCAAAAGCAG ATGCTGAAAAGTTCACCTCCTGCTGCACAGCTGTGTCTGATGAAGAGGTGACGGGCCCAATCAAGGCCTTCAGGATACAGAGACCGCACAGTCACTGTGTCCTCGCAGTTAT CATCACCACAGACAAGAATGAGGACTTTTGCTGCTCAGTTAACTCTCCCTGGGTGGACAAAAAATATCGAGAATTTAT GAGGAACCTGAGGAGGACCAGGGCATCTAGAGCATCCACACCTCTGGCACGTCTCACATCCTCAACACCAAGCACAGCATTCAGCACTGACCAGTCACCTACAGAGGGGTCTGGACAGCGACGTCTCACATCCTCGACACCAAGCACAGCATTCAGCACTGACCAGTCACCTACAGAGGGGTCTGGACA CCCACAGAGCCCACTGTTCACTATGCAGTCTCCCATGACCTTCTTCAGGAGCCTGGTCCTCATAACCATCATTGCTTCGGTCACCTGGATGAGAGCAG ATGCTGAAAAGTTTGTGTCCTGCTGCACAGCCGTGTCTAATGAGGAGGTGATGGACCCGATCGTTGGCTTCAGAATACAGAAGGCGGATAAACACTGCGTGGCTGCAATGAT TCTTAAGACGGAGAATAATGAAGACTTCTGCTGTCCCATTCGCGCTCCATGGGTGAAGACCAAGATTGTAGAGTTTAT GGGGAACCTGAGAAAGGAGAGGCAAGCTAAAGTCTCTACACTGCAGCGTCTCATCACCTCAGGACAAAAGGCTTAA